One Mercenaria mercenaria strain notata chromosome 12, MADL_Memer_1, whole genome shotgun sequence DNA segment encodes these proteins:
- the LOC123534744 gene encoding uncharacterized protein LOC123534744, translating to MTSVKLTLASLCSLLVVSDVIATGKSYGGGGGGGGSWRRRFMGGYGGMGNGGILGMGSSSMIGGGGIGGGNMLGGGGIGGGNMLGGGGIGGGNMLGGGGIGGGNMLGGGGIGGSGKLGGGMIGGGGIGGIGGGAIGGGNMIGGGGIGGGGMIGGGGIGGGMIGGGGIGGGMIGNGGIGGGSMIGGGKRGGGMIGGGGIGIGGGGIGGIGGGATIGNGGLGGGMIGNGGIGGGSMIGGGKMGGGMIGGGGIGGGGIGGGMNMDDAGLNGNNGLSNNGFNGNNGGLGGNNGVWVV from the exons ATGACCTCCGTGAAATTAACTTTAGCTTCCCTGTGTTCTCTTCTGGTTGTCTCTGACGTCATAGCCACTGGCAAGAGTTATG GAGGAGGTGGAGGTGGTGGAGGCAGTTGGAGAAGAAGATTTATGG GTGGGTACGGAGGAATGGGAAATGGAGGAATCCTTGGGATGGGATCAAGCAGTATGATTGGTGGAGGAGGTATAGGAGGCGGTAACATGCTAGGAGGGGGCGGAATCGGTGGCGGAAACATGCTAGGAGGGGGCGGAATCGGTGGCGGTAACATGCTAGGAGGGGGCGGAATCGGTGGCGGAAACATGTTAGGAGGTGGCGGAATCGGAGGAAGTGGCAAACTGGGAGGAGGAATGATTGGCGGGGGCGGTATTGGAGGTATCGGGGGTGGTGCTATAGGAGGTGGAAATATGATCGGAG GTGGTGGCATTGGAGGCGGTGGAATGATTGGGGGAGGTGGAATCGGAGGTGGAATGATTGGGGGTGGCGGAATTGGTGGAGGAATGATCGGAAATGGTGGCATTGGCGGTGGATCAATGATAGGAGGTGGGAAAAGAGGAGGTGGCATGATTGGAGGAGGAGGGATTGGTATTGGAGGAGGCGGTATTGGTGGAATTGGAGGCGGGGCTACAATTGGTAATGGCGGACTGGGCGGAGGAATGATTGGGAATGGTGGCATTGGTGGAGGATCAATGATCGGAGGTGGAAAAATGGGAGGTGGTATGATTGGAGGAGGAGGTATTGGTGGGGGAGGTATTGGTGGAGGAATGAACATGGACGATGCTGGTCTGAACGGAAACAATGGCCTGTCAA ACAATGGTTTTAACGGTAACAATGGTGGTCTGGGTGGTAACAATGGTGTCTGGGTGGTATAA
- the LOC128547490 gene encoding acanthoscurrin-2-like, protein MGGLGGGMGGLGGGMGGLGGGMGGLGGGMGGLGGGFGKGSMGGGGILGGENIGGGSLGGGNIGGGNLGGGNMGGGINSGFGMGGLGSGMGGLGGGGMIGGGGMNRLRKSY, encoded by the exons ATGGGCGGTCTTGGCGGTGGAATGGGCGGTCTTGGAGGTGGAATGGGCGGACTTGGAGGTGGAATGGGCGGACTTGGAGGCGGAATGGGCGGTCTTGGGGGTGGTTTCGGTAAAGGATCAATGGGTGGAGGCGGTATCTTAG GCGGAGAAAACATTGGAGGTGGAAGTTTAGGTGGAGGAAATATTGGAGGCGGAAATTTAGGTGGTGGAAATATGGGAGGCGGAATTAACAGTGGTTTCGGAATGGGCGGTCTTGGAAGCGGAATGGGCGGTCTTGGAGGCGGAGGCATGATAGGAGGAG gGGGAATGAACAGACTAAGAAAATCCTACTAG